One genomic segment of Stenotrophomonas sp. 704A1 includes these proteins:
- a CDS encoding integrase, giving the protein MPTAIEFIADRLPRVTVEDVRRFADTVEIRDAPAFAAELQAFIHERVEAVTLPANLEGETVAQALQRKAAALRSDTRWTPAETDVQRGRALLLEAFNQPDNLPPAEFAKLADKSRQQIYKDILARRLLALNVGPRGQKLPDWQLDPVKQQLTQTVLQEVEGIDHWTIYRALSEPLEGLGGRSPVDAVTHGTIDDVAEAVFNVLGVQVH; this is encoded by the coding sequence ATGCCCACTGCGATCGAATTCATTGCCGACCGGCTGCCGCGAGTCACGGTGGAGGATGTGCGACGCTTCGCCGATACCGTCGAAATCCGGGATGCACCGGCGTTCGCGGCTGAGTTGCAGGCGTTCATCCACGAGCGCGTGGAGGCGGTGACGCTGCCCGCCAACCTGGAAGGTGAAACGGTGGCGCAGGCCTTGCAGCGCAAGGCGGCCGCGTTGCGCTCCGACACGCGCTGGACACCGGCTGAAACCGATGTCCAGCGAGGCCGCGCCTTGCTGCTGGAAGCCTTCAACCAGCCGGACAACCTGCCGCCTGCCGAGTTCGCCAAGCTGGCGGACAAGTCGCGCCAGCAAATCTACAAGGACATCCTCGCCCGTCGGCTGCTGGCGCTGAACGTGGGGCCGCGCGGCCAGAAGCTGCCCGACTGGCAGCTCGACCCGGTGAAGCAGCAGTTGACCCAAACCGTGCTCCAGGAGGTCGAGGGCATCGACCACTGGACGATCTACCGCGCGCTGTCCGAACCCCTCGAAGGCCTGGGTGGTCGCTCGCCCGTGGATGCGGTGACGCATGGCACGATCGATGACGTGGCCGAGGCCGTGTTCAACGTGCTGGGCGTCCAGGTGCATTGA
- a CDS encoding RES family NAD+ phosphorylase, giving the protein MSHELPSFLIDAGELLQHVSRVVYRGSPLYYGRSSTNRYDDPAGAYGVLYLGRDLPTALMESVFHKHQWLADTQRSIALKEVQARMVRAVGVMDDVFLADLTAQGVMAGYFGLNLEQLASRDYTHTQRVSAQVHAMLGDDGQALFDGVLYPSRNNYPAKSIALFERAGAKVGVIEDIDLVDHVDWPRFVVTYRIGVEPDPGPVGPDDEAS; this is encoded by the coding sequence ATGAGCCACGAGCTGCCTTCGTTCCTGATCGATGCCGGTGAACTGCTCCAGCATGTGAGCCGCGTCGTCTATCGGGGCAGCCCGCTGTACTATGGCCGCAGCAGCACGAATCGCTACGATGACCCAGCGGGGGCCTACGGCGTGCTCTACCTGGGGCGCGACCTGCCCACGGCGCTGATGGAGTCGGTGTTTCACAAGCACCAGTGGCTTGCGGACACGCAACGCTCGATCGCGCTGAAAGAAGTCCAAGCCCGGATGGTGCGCGCAGTAGGCGTGATGGACGACGTGTTTCTGGCCGATCTCACGGCGCAGGGCGTCATGGCGGGCTACTTCGGCCTGAACCTGGAGCAGTTGGCCAGCCGCGACTACACGCACACGCAGCGGGTGTCCGCCCAGGTGCATGCGATGCTCGGAGATGATGGCCAGGCGCTGTTCGACGGGGTGCTCTATCCGTCGCGCAACAACTATCCCGCCAAGAGCATCGCCCTGTTCGAGCGTGCGGGAGCGAAGGTTGGCGTCATCGAGGACATCGACCTGGTGGACCATGTGGACTGGCCGCGTTTCGTTGTTACCTACCGCATCGGCGTTGAACCCGACCCCGGCCCGGTGGGGCCGGATGACGAAGCGTCCTGA
- a CDS encoding DUF3742 family protein encodes MNTTTRTSTAERLGRAFGRGWRAYARRERRASNWLVSKGMPRAGATALVWVAKLAVLGVLLYVAFWFALVMLGVAAAGWAAAANTSDEDEWPFTDLTELRKTPGYDPNLYNDTSHELYTDD; translated from the coding sequence ATGAACACGACGACCCGCACCAGCACCGCAGAACGCCTCGGCCGCGCCTTTGGCCGCGGATGGCGTGCCTATGCGCGACGCGAACGGCGGGCGTCGAACTGGTTGGTGTCCAAGGGCATGCCGCGAGCTGGCGCTACCGCGCTCGTGTGGGTAGCCAAGCTGGCTGTACTGGGGGTGCTGCTCTACGTTGCGTTTTGGTTTGCACTCGTGATGCTGGGCGTTGCGGCGGCGGGATGGGCTGCTGCTGCAAATACTTCGGATGAGGACGAGTGGCCTTTCACCGACCTCACCGAGCTGCGCAAGACGCCGGGCTACGATCCCAACCTGTACAACGACACGTCGCACGAGTTGTACACCGACGACTGA
- a CDS encoding conjugal transfer protein TraG N-terminal domain-containing protein: MTLFTTDYLEYYLTLVSWIVNNGIWAVLVSSGVFALPFVAIVVQEWLKARAEGADEGNKGVLSAARIENRVFVAIVVVMFAGIPFIDVDLSTIQYDSSRSAQCQVSVPQPTETGWSQSFSTINNQSAKVPVWWAFMHALSRAVTSASVAAIPCGTDLRQMRMEIDATRIDDPVLAQEVADFSRDCYGPARAKLFMQRPDLDEQQMHDVTWIGSRFFTDTGGYYDSYRSSTAREAWPYDDTRDAGLAQVANGGGYPTCRQWWSDGSNGLRARLLGQVDPTLLNRLAGWAGFLSRAEVDDSVIRAIASPRQQKLNQGSVYTDYGGQIDKTLPNIVTRATGDVGMAVGAIAAFPAMDVVRQSLPMILALLKMALVICIPLVLVVGTYDLKTVVTVSVVQFALFFTDFWFQLARWIDSTILDALYGWGFGWNRPHTNFDPLVGLNNAFGDMLLMFVMGTMFLVLPGFWLASLTWVGIRAGHVIQGLSDGSKSAGQAGGKGAGALTGGKLK; the protein is encoded by the coding sequence ATGACGCTCTTCACGACCGACTATCTGGAGTACTACCTCACCCTCGTGTCCTGGATCGTCAACAACGGTATCTGGGCCGTGCTGGTGTCCAGCGGGGTGTTCGCGCTGCCTTTCGTCGCCATCGTCGTGCAGGAGTGGCTGAAGGCCCGCGCGGAAGGCGCTGACGAGGGCAACAAAGGCGTTCTGAGTGCCGCCCGTATCGAGAACCGGGTGTTCGTCGCGATCGTGGTGGTGATGTTCGCGGGCATTCCGTTCATCGACGTGGACCTCAGCACCATCCAGTACGACAGCTCGCGCTCGGCGCAGTGCCAGGTCAGCGTGCCGCAGCCCACGGAAACCGGCTGGTCGCAGTCCTTCAGCACCATCAACAACCAGTCGGCGAAGGTGCCGGTCTGGTGGGCTTTCATGCACGCGCTCTCGCGCGCCGTCACGAGCGCCTCGGTAGCGGCGATCCCGTGCGGTACGGACCTGCGGCAGATGAGGATGGAGATCGACGCGACCCGCATTGACGACCCGGTACTGGCTCAGGAGGTCGCGGACTTCTCGCGGGATTGCTATGGGCCTGCGCGGGCCAAATTGTTCATGCAGCGCCCGGATCTCGATGAGCAGCAGATGCACGACGTAACCTGGATCGGCTCGCGCTTTTTCACGGACACGGGTGGCTACTACGACAGCTACCGCTCCAGCACGGCGCGCGAGGCATGGCCCTATGACGACACCCGCGATGCAGGCCTCGCGCAGGTTGCCAATGGTGGCGGCTACCCGACCTGCAGGCAGTGGTGGTCAGACGGCAGCAACGGCCTGCGCGCGCGGCTGCTGGGGCAAGTGGACCCGACCCTGCTGAATCGCCTGGCGGGCTGGGCCGGGTTCCTCAGCCGGGCCGAGGTGGACGATTCGGTGATCCGCGCCATCGCGTCACCGCGGCAGCAGAAACTGAACCAGGGCAGCGTCTATACGGACTACGGCGGCCAGATCGACAAGACCCTGCCGAACATCGTGACGCGCGCCACGGGCGACGTGGGGATGGCAGTCGGCGCGATTGCCGCGTTTCCTGCCATGGATGTCGTGCGCCAATCCCTGCCCATGATCCTCGCCTTACTGAAGATGGCGCTGGTCATCTGCATCCCGCTCGTGCTGGTTGTGGGCACCTACGACCTGAAGACGGTCGTCACCGTCAGCGTCGTGCAGTTCGCGCTGTTCTTCACGGACTTCTGGTTCCAGCTCGCACGCTGGATCGATTCAACGATTCTGGACGCGCTTTATGGCTGGGGCTTTGGCTGGAACCGGCCGCACACCAACTTTGACCCGCTGGTAGGGTTGAACAACGCCTTCGGCGACATGCTCCTGATGTTCGTCATGGGCACGATGTTCCTGGTTCTGCCGGGATTCTGGCTGGCGAGCCTTACCTGGGTTGGGATTCGGGCCGGGCACGTCATCCAGGGACTTTCCGATGGCAGCAAGAGCGCCGGCCAAGCTGGCGGCAAGGGTGCCGGGGCGCTCACCGGAGGAAAACTGAAATAG
- a CDS encoding integrating conjugative element protein: MKFRPAFNPFSRRVRRTEIVLALAGALALGSGVAWGQLGYQTSGSVIGDDVMYSIGGGNAVSMGRAAGMRSIGVGVGWNSNLICGDMSIQTTLKNQLNGITNGFQQIMSSVIQSATSAVASLPALIIQRADPGLYNLLTNGVLQARLDFDRSKLTCRAMAEKMAETAGGQLGWSQMAEGLALRDAVSSTDAVSAIEQAETRRGNDGVPWVGGSNAGGSGQPAIKVVGDVTRAGYNLVNGRGVTDTSSIAPASCSSLSCQTWTSPQAAVEWATRVLGEKEQRTCDACTKTETTPGVGLTPLIQEEYDAKLQALQDLVTKAKNTTPENLREAGSASLPIMRGVIEALRDEPDQHLLSQRLASEVALASVLEKALLLQRTLLTGKKEPNVAANELAVEAVNHESDTLDREIRNLKTELELRRELANNSPMAIIQRHGARAAGSRGIYEGDPVPDRLDQLQKGNPGSRP, from the coding sequence ATGAAGTTCCGTCCTGCATTCAATCCGTTCTCCCGCCGGGTACGTCGCACGGAGATCGTCCTGGCACTGGCCGGCGCGCTCGCGCTGGGCAGCGGCGTGGCCTGGGGTCAACTGGGATACCAGACCAGCGGCAGCGTCATCGGCGATGACGTCATGTACTCGATCGGTGGCGGCAACGCCGTGTCGATGGGACGTGCAGCCGGCATGCGCTCCATCGGTGTCGGCGTGGGTTGGAACAGCAACTTGATCTGCGGCGACATGAGCATCCAGACCACGTTGAAGAACCAACTTAACGGCATTACCAACGGCTTCCAGCAAATCATGTCGTCGGTGATCCAGAGTGCCACCAGTGCGGTGGCATCGTTGCCCGCACTGATCATCCAGCGGGCCGATCCCGGTCTGTACAACCTGCTCACCAATGGCGTGCTGCAGGCGCGGCTGGATTTCGACCGCAGCAAGCTGACGTGCCGTGCCATGGCCGAGAAGATGGCCGAAACGGCGGGCGGCCAACTCGGCTGGAGCCAGATGGCCGAAGGGCTGGCGCTGCGCGATGCCGTGTCGAGCACGGATGCGGTCTCGGCCATCGAGCAGGCCGAGACGCGCCGCGGCAATGACGGCGTGCCGTGGGTCGGGGGCAGCAACGCGGGCGGCTCCGGCCAGCCCGCGATCAAGGTCGTCGGCGATGTCACCCGCGCTGGCTACAACCTGGTCAACGGCCGCGGCGTGACCGACACCTCGTCCATTGCGCCGGCCAGTTGCAGCAGTCTCTCGTGCCAGACCTGGACCTCGCCGCAGGCTGCCGTCGAGTGGGCCACGCGCGTGCTCGGCGAGAAGGAGCAGCGCACGTGCGATGCCTGCACCAAGACCGAGACGACGCCGGGCGTCGGGCTCACGCCGCTGATCCAGGAGGAGTACGACGCCAAGCTGCAGGCGCTCCAGGACCTGGTAACCAAGGCCAAGAACACGACGCCGGAGAACCTGCGCGAAGCTGGCAGTGCGTCGCTGCCGATCATGCGCGGCGTGATCGAGGCGCTGCGCGACGAGCCCGACCAGCACCTGCTGTCGCAGCGCCTCGCGTCCGAGGTCGCGCTGGCATCCGTGCTGGAGAAAGCGCTGCTGCTGCAGCGCACGCTGCTCACGGGCAAGAAGGAGCCCAACGTCGCGGCGAACGAACTTGCCGTGGAGGCGGTGAACCACGAGAGCGACACGCTCGACCGTGAGATTCGCAACCTCAAGACCGAACTGGAGCTGCGGCGCGAACTGGCGAACAACTCGCCCATGGCGATCATCCAGCGCCACGGCGCGCGCGCGGCCGGTTCGCGCGGCATCTACGAGGGCGATCCTGTGCCGGACCGTCTCGACCAGCTCCAGAAGGGCAATCCGGGGAGTCGGCCATGA
- a CDS encoding TIGR03756 family integrating conjugative element protein produces MRRLRAGVASLLLLSATGSYALNTATIIGSVASPDCLEYRVVGICYWLYCTWTGCTVRTSIKVRHYIPDAVVSSYSNTGENPWVEVQAMSTPNPSAQAGGDGTTNEDHENSLAKFKNADVIGHPGAEVFNQFVSSSGYFCEGAGTAFMPYLLSTLDTLAWRYNVPEMAYPEALIPGRREVGARTTMNLWGNVYPRGGFLHQTDDFKAGAVVAQRAGDVVTRRGQIHVYQPLLANSRDGYWPAGALMEGDASTGKWQELTPVLSSSCTVFPRSGFLTQAQQGDYAWALWRPYACCERRGQVFLGSVDFL; encoded by the coding sequence ATGCGCCGCCTGCGCGCTGGCGTGGCTTCGTTGCTGCTGCTCAGCGCCACGGGCAGCTACGCCCTCAATACAGCGACCATCATCGGCTCGGTGGCATCGCCCGATTGCCTCGAATACCGCGTCGTCGGCATCTGCTACTGGCTCTACTGCACATGGACGGGCTGCACCGTGCGCACGTCGATCAAGGTGCGCCACTACATCCCCGATGCAGTGGTGTCGTCGTACTCGAATACCGGAGAAAACCCCTGGGTCGAAGTCCAGGCAATGAGCACGCCCAACCCGTCCGCCCAAGCTGGCGGCGACGGAACGACGAACGAGGATCACGAAAACAGCCTCGCCAAATTCAAGAACGCGGATGTCATCGGTCACCCCGGCGCAGAGGTGTTCAACCAGTTCGTCTCTTCGTCAGGCTACTTCTGTGAGGGCGCGGGCACGGCGTTTATGCCGTACTTGCTCAGCACCCTGGATACGCTGGCCTGGCGCTACAACGTGCCCGAGATGGCCTACCCGGAAGCGCTGATTCCGGGCCGGCGCGAAGTCGGTGCCCGTACCACGATGAATCTCTGGGGCAACGTGTATCCCCGTGGCGGCTTCCTGCACCAGACCGACGACTTCAAGGCCGGCGCAGTGGTGGCCCAGCGTGCGGGCGATGTGGTCACGCGCCGCGGGCAGATCCACGTCTATCAGCCGTTGCTTGCCAACTCCCGTGACGGCTACTGGCCGGCCGGCGCGCTGATGGAGGGCGATGCCTCGACCGGCAAGTGGCAAGAACTCACGCCCGTCCTGTCCTCGTCCTGCACGGTCTTCCCGCGCAGCGGCTTCCTTACCCAGGCCCAGCAAGGCGACTACGCATGGGCGCTGTGGCGGCCGTATGCCTGCTGCGAGCGCCGGGGCCAGGTGTTCCTGGGCAGCGTCGATTTCCTCTGA
- a CDS encoding TIGR03757 family integrating conjugative element protein — MTASLSRFAPGWRTLGRAVALPAALAVFSPATFAADVVVVTDSRHPVKTMGGERLIELDEAHRIEAELSAGLPTDPEQATAIVKRRLNGGGADLQRRIASAYQGVTDAWSLGITSLPAVVVDRRYVVYGEPDVARAVARIEQHRRTQP, encoded by the coding sequence ATGACAGCATCCCTTTCCAGGTTCGCGCCGGGCTGGCGAACCCTCGGCCGGGCCGTGGCGCTGCCGGCAGCCCTGGCCGTTTTCAGCCCGGCCACCTTCGCCGCCGACGTGGTGGTCGTCACCGACAGCCGCCACCCGGTCAAGACCATGGGCGGCGAGCGGCTGATCGAGCTGGACGAAGCCCACAGGATTGAAGCGGAGCTTTCCGCGGGACTGCCCACCGACCCCGAACAGGCGACGGCCATCGTCAAGCGCCGGCTGAATGGCGGCGGTGCCGATCTGCAGCGACGCATCGCTTCCGCATACCAAGGCGTTACCGACGCATGGAGCCTCGGCATCACCAGCCTCCCGGCCGTGGTGGTGGACAGGCGCTATGTGGTCTATGGCGAGCCGGATGTGGCTCGCGCTGTCGCGCGCATCGAGCAGCACCGGAGGACCCAGCCGTGA
- a CDS encoding JAB domain-containing protein, which produces MSLVANDSCVEPRFAPMSQSDDWIIRQAIALLEQRVFKKGPSLERPAAVKDYLRLKLAAEPNEVFAIVFLNSMHEVLAYEPMFRGTIHSTSVHARPIVQRALELNAAAVIFSHQHPSGCTEPSSADRALTQTLRAALSLIDVRVLDHLIVGQGTPYSFAESGLL; this is translated from the coding sequence ATGTCTCTCGTCGCCAACGACTCCTGCGTGGAGCCACGTTTTGCCCCCATGTCCCAATCCGATGACTGGATCATCCGGCAAGCCATCGCGCTGCTGGAGCAGCGGGTCTTCAAGAAGGGGCCATCCCTGGAGAGGCCTGCCGCCGTCAAGGACTACCTGCGCCTGAAACTGGCCGCCGAGCCCAATGAAGTCTTCGCCATCGTGTTCCTCAACAGCATGCACGAGGTGCTGGCCTACGAGCCGATGTTCAGAGGCACGATCCATTCGACCTCGGTGCATGCGCGTCCGATCGTGCAGCGTGCCTTGGAACTGAATGCGGCAGCGGTCATTTTTTCTCACCAACACCCTTCGGGCTGCACGGAGCCGTCGAGCGCGGACCGTGCGTTGACCCAAACGCTGAGGGCCGCGTTGTCGCTGATCGACGTGAGGGTGCTGGATCACCTCATCGTCGGCCAGGGCACGCCGTACTCGTTCGCGGAATCCGGCCTGCTGTAG
- a CDS encoding DsbA family protein translates to MEQKRPSIPMQVQAFRRRRWRPRWPWVLAAALVALLLIWLVSRTPGESSAPSRAPVSTAQVAGPPWQMGNPEGRFTLTLYADLECPFCREYFPQLKRWVGNNTDVALQWHHQPLAAHEPAASAEARLAECAAEAGGHAAFWQAVEWVYAHTRSDGQGLPDGLRYPETTSAIEQCMASERPNVAIRAQAAEATKSGVTATPSLRLLDRQTGQAILLQGPIEGDALLSAMDLLAAGEMASDAPGSPATPTSEMPADVVGDMPR, encoded by the coding sequence ATGGAACAGAAACGTCCTTCCATTCCGATGCAGGTCCAGGCGTTCCGCCGTCGCCGCTGGCGGCCTCGCTGGCCCTGGGTATTGGCTGCTGCGCTGGTCGCGCTGCTGCTGATCTGGCTGGTGTCCCGGACGCCCGGCGAATCCTCAGCGCCGTCGCGCGCGCCGGTCAGCACGGCGCAGGTCGCTGGGCCACCCTGGCAGATGGGCAACCCGGAAGGCCGTTTCACGCTGACGCTCTATGCCGACCTGGAATGCCCGTTCTGCCGGGAGTATTTCCCGCAGCTCAAGCGCTGGGTCGGCAACAACACCGACGTGGCGCTGCAATGGCATCACCAGCCGCTGGCCGCGCACGAGCCTGCCGCGTCGGCCGAGGCACGTCTGGCCGAGTGCGCCGCCGAAGCGGGCGGGCATGCGGCGTTCTGGCAGGCGGTCGAATGGGTCTATGCCCACACGCGCAGCGACGGCCAGGGCTTGCCCGATGGCTTGCGTTACCCCGAAACAACGTCAGCCATCGAACAGTGCATGGCTAGCGAGCGCCCCAACGTGGCCATCCGCGCGCAGGCCGCGGAAGCCACCAAGAGCGGCGTGACCGCCACGCCGTCGCTGCGACTGCTCGATCGCCAGACGGGCCAGGCCATCCTGTTGCAGGGGCCGATCGAGGGCGATGCCTTGCTCTCGGCCATGGACCTGCTGGCGGCCGGGGAAATGGCCAGCGACGCGCCGGGTTCGCCCGCCACCCCCACATCCGAAATGCCTGCCGACGTTGTCGGCGACATGCCCAGGTAG
- a CDS encoding conjugative transfer ATPase: protein MRWELPWPKLAASGTGDEEKPDGWQRHVEALRQAGVPEPGAAVQGRRPATVADEQALYDVAPSFAELLPWVEFLPQSKSMLLEDGQSVAAFYELVPLGTEGREPGWLAHARDALENALQDSFDELDENPWVLQLYAQDEPSFDQYMQTLRDYVQPRARGTAFTEFYLRFFGHHLRAVAKPGGLFEDTVVTRLRWRGQTRRVRMVIYRRATGQASRRGQTPEQMLNIVCDRLCGGLANAGIQARRMVAADVHDWLLRWFNPRPAMLGPSAEDRERFYALARYPDSTEESEAGEIELASGRDFSQRLFFGQPRSDVEHGTWYFDGMPHRVLITDRLRMPPGTGHLTGETRKGDAINTLFDQMPEDTLLCLTMVATPQDVLEADLNHLAKKAVGETLASEQTLKDVQEARSLIGSAHKLYRGTLAFYLRGRDEAELDRRGLDLANVMLNAGLQPVREDDEVAPLNSYLRWLPCCYNPGQDRRKWYTQLMFAQHAANLSPVWGRAQGTGHPGITMFNRGGGPITFDPLSRLDRQMNAHLFLFGPTGSGKSATLNNLLNQVTAIYRPRLFIVEAGNSFGLFSDFARMLGLTVNRVKLAPGSGISLAPFADARRLIETPSDVQTLDADALDEDPPPDASAMEADEQRDVLGELEITARLMITGGEDKEEARMTRADRSLIRQCILDAAEHCVADKRTVLTRDVRNALRARGQDPTLPEMRRVRLLEMADAMDMFCQGTDGEMFDRDGTPWPEADITLVDLATYAREGYNAQLSIAYISLISTVNNIAERDQYLGRPIINVTDEGHIITKNPLLAPYVVKITKMWRKLGAWFWLATQNIDDLPRAAEPMLNMIEWWICLSMPPDEVEKIARFRELSPAQKALMLSARKEAGKFTEGVILSKSMEVLFRAVPPSLYLALAQTEPEEKAERYQLMQQYGCTELEAAFKVAEKIDQARGIESPALELS, encoded by the coding sequence ATGCGCTGGGAACTTCCCTGGCCGAAGCTGGCCGCATCCGGCACCGGCGACGAAGAGAAGCCGGACGGCTGGCAGCGCCACGTCGAGGCCTTGCGCCAGGCCGGCGTCCCTGAACCCGGCGCAGCGGTCCAGGGCCGCAGGCCGGCGACGGTAGCCGACGAGCAGGCGCTGTACGACGTCGCGCCGTCGTTCGCGGAACTGCTGCCTTGGGTGGAGTTCTTGCCGCAGTCGAAGTCCATGCTGCTGGAGGATGGGCAGTCGGTCGCTGCCTTCTACGAGCTGGTGCCGCTGGGCACCGAGGGGCGGGAGCCCGGCTGGCTCGCGCATGCCCGCGATGCCTTGGAGAACGCGCTCCAGGACTCGTTCGATGAGCTGGACGAAAACCCCTGGGTACTCCAGCTCTATGCCCAGGACGAGCCCAGCTTCGACCAGTACATGCAGACCCTGCGCGACTACGTGCAGCCGCGTGCCCGCGGCACCGCTTTCACCGAGTTCTACTTGCGCTTCTTCGGCCACCACCTGCGCGCGGTCGCCAAGCCGGGCGGCCTGTTCGAGGACACGGTGGTCACGCGGCTGCGCTGGCGCGGCCAGACGCGGCGGGTGCGCATGGTGATCTATCGCCGTGCAACTGGGCAGGCAAGCCGCCGCGGCCAGACGCCCGAGCAGATGCTGAACATCGTCTGCGACCGCCTGTGCGGCGGCCTGGCGAACGCCGGCATCCAGGCACGGCGCATGGTCGCAGCCGACGTCCACGACTGGCTGCTGCGGTGGTTCAATCCGCGCCCGGCGATGCTTGGACCGAGTGCAGAGGACCGGGAGCGCTTCTACGCGCTGGCGCGCTACCCCGACAGCACCGAAGAAAGCGAGGCCGGCGAAATCGAGCTGGCGAGCGGGCGGGATTTCAGCCAGCGGCTGTTCTTCGGCCAGCCACGCTCCGACGTGGAGCACGGCACCTGGTATTTCGACGGCATGCCGCACCGCGTGCTGATCACCGACCGGCTGCGCATGCCGCCCGGCACCGGACACCTGACCGGCGAGACCCGCAAAGGGGATGCCATCAACACGCTGTTCGACCAGATGCCGGAAGACACCTTGCTGTGTCTCACGATGGTCGCCACGCCGCAGGATGTCCTGGAAGCGGATCTCAACCACCTGGCGAAGAAGGCCGTGGGCGAGACGCTGGCGTCGGAGCAGACGTTGAAGGACGTGCAGGAAGCCCGCTCCCTCATCGGCAGCGCACACAAGCTCTACCGGGGGACGCTGGCATTCTACCTGCGCGGACGCGACGAAGCGGAACTGGACCGGCGCGGCCTGGACCTGGCGAACGTGATGCTCAATGCTGGCTTGCAGCCGGTGCGCGAGGACGACGAGGTGGCGCCGCTCAACAGCTACTTGCGGTGGCTGCCATGCTGCTACAACCCCGGCCAGGATCGGCGCAAGTGGTACACCCAACTGATGTTCGCTCAGCACGCGGCGAACCTGTCGCCGGTGTGGGGCCGCGCTCAAGGTACGGGGCACCCGGGCATCACGATGTTCAACCGCGGTGGCGGGCCGATCACCTTCGACCCGCTCAGCCGCCTGGATCGGCAGATGAACGCCCATCTGTTCCTGTTCGGCCCCACCGGCTCCGGCAAGAGCGCCACGCTCAACAACCTCTTGAATCAGGTCACGGCCATCTACCGACCGCGGCTGTTCATCGTGGAGGCTGGCAACAGCTTCGGCCTGTTCAGCGACTTCGCACGCATGCTCGGGCTGACGGTAAACCGGGTCAAGCTGGCCCCAGGTTCGGGCATCAGCCTCGCGCCATTCGCAGACGCGCGTCGGCTGATCGAGACGCCCAGCGACGTGCAGACGCTCGACGCCGACGCGCTGGATGAAGACCCGCCACCAGATGCCTCGGCCATGGAGGCGGACGAGCAGCGCGACGTGCTCGGCGAACTGGAGATCACGGCGCGGCTGATGATCACGGGCGGAGAGGACAAGGAGGAAGCCCGGATGACGCGGGCTGACCGCTCGCTGATCCGTCAGTGCATCCTCGACGCCGCCGAGCACTGCGTGGCCGACAAACGCACGGTGCTTACGCGCGACGTGCGCAACGCGTTGCGCGCCCGCGGCCAGGACCCGACGCTGCCCGAAATGCGCCGCGTGCGGCTGCTGGAGATGGCGGATGCGATGGACATGTTCTGTCAAGGCACGGACGGCGAAATGTTCGACCGCGACGGCACGCCGTGGCCCGAAGCCGACATCACCTTGGTTGACCTCGCGACATACGCCCGCGAGGGCTACAACGCGCAGCTCTCCATCGCTTACATCAGCCTGATCAGCACGGTGAACAACATCGCCGAGCGCGACCAATACCTGGGACGCCCGATCATCAACGTCACCGACGAAGGCCACATCATCACGAAGAACCCGCTGCTCGCGCCCTACGTCGTGAAAATTACAAAGATGTGGAGGAAATTGGGGGCCTGGTTCTGGCTCGCGACGCAGAACATCGACGACCTGCCGCGCGCCGCGGAGCCCATGCTCAACATGATCGAGTGGTGGATCTGTCTCAGCATGCCGCCCGATGAAGTTGAGAAGATCGCGCGGTTCCGCGAACTCTCGCCCGCGCAGAAGGCGCTGATGCTTTCGGCGCGCAAGGAAGCGGGGAAATTCACCGAAGGCGTCATCCTCTCCAAGAGCATGGAAGTGCTGTTCCGCGCCGTGCCGCCGTCCCTGTACCTCGCCCTCGCGCAGACAGAACCCGAGGAGAAGGCCGAACGCTACCAGCTCATGCAGCAGTACGGCTGCACCGAACTGGAAGCGGCTTTCAAGGTGGCCGAGAAGATCGACCAGGCCCGCGGCATCGAGTCGCCGGCCCTGGAACTGTCGTAA
- a CDS encoding TIGR03751 family conjugal transfer lipoprotein has translation MRSNSIKGLALAAAVAVLSGCATSKEELLTHSDRTMMDIWQQETGGGGSGTGQVARRQLLDARQSLRRPLTDADVQAAPVEQMRYTRTARNEVYRQFQRLPNPDLVMYVYPHLAGTDPVPVPGYTTVFPLYQRVQYAMPGERLEDY, from the coding sequence ATGCGCTCGAACTCGATTAAGGGCCTCGCGCTGGCCGCGGCCGTCGCCGTGCTCAGCGGTTGCGCCACCAGCAAGGAAGAACTGCTGACCCATAGCGACCGCACCATGATGGACATCTGGCAGCAGGAAACGGGTGGCGGCGGCAGTGGCACCGGCCAGGTCGCGCGCCGGCAGTTGCTCGACGCGCGCCAGAGCCTGCGCCGGCCGCTGACCGACGCCGATGTGCAGGCTGCGCCCGTCGAGCAGATGCGCTACACGCGCACGGCGCGCAACGAGGTTTATCGCCAGTTCCAGCGCCTGCCCAACCCCGATCTCGTCATGTATGTGTACCCGCACCTGGCGGGCACGGACCCCGTGCCGGTTCCGGGCTACACGACGGTCTTCCCCCTGTACCAGCGCGTGCAGTACGCCATGCCCGGTGAACGGCTGGAGGACTATTGA